The following are from one region of the Fibrobacter sp. genome:
- a CDS encoding GIY-YIG nuclease family protein, whose translation MEKHSYTYILFSQRNGTLYIGVTNDLKRRVSEHKSKAIPGFTQKYGVDKLGYFEEYNDIRFAIEREKVLKGWRRDRKIKLLESVNPTWKDLYFDLF comes from the coding sequence ATGGAGAAACATAGCTATACATACATTCTTTTTAGTCAACGCAATGGAACTCTATATATTGGTGTTACCAATGATCTGAAACGCAGAGTTTCTGAACACAAAAGTAAGGCAATTCCGGGCTTTACTCAGAAGTATGGAGTTGATAAACTTGGATATTTCGAAGAGTATAATGATATCCGCTTTGCAATAGAACGGGAAAAAGTGCTGAAAGGATGGAGAAGGGATCGCAAGATAAAATTGCTGGAAAGCGTGAATCCAACATGGAAGGATTTGTATTTTGATTTGTTTTAG
- a CDS encoding threonylcarbamoyl-AMP synthase, producing the protein MRFEVHPLNPQARIVKLAAAALEDDGLVLYPTESGYAIGCNAESPKAIHKLYALKKPMKKFFMALIIPDIRSATDYARVDNFAFNIMKPRVPGPFTFILPADPHIARRLDVKRPEIGVRMPTHPFFKELFQHFDKPILSTAAKLSDEDIYEPDDLWKTFEHSVDMMVDCGPIEIRPTNIISLVNHGEVEIIRGELDPET; encoded by the coding sequence ATGCGATTTGAAGTTCATCCATTAAACCCGCAGGCCCGTATCGTAAAGCTTGCCGCCGCCGCCCTGGAAGACGACGGTCTTGTTCTGTATCCCACCGAATCCGGCTATGCCATCGGCTGTAACGCAGAATCCCCCAAGGCCATCCACAAGCTCTATGCCCTGAAGAAGCCCATGAAGAAGTTCTTCATGGCCCTCATCATTCCGGACATTCGCTCCGCTACCGACTACGCCCGCGTGGATAACTTCGCCTTCAACATCATGAAGCCCCGCGTTCCCGGCCCATTCACCTTCATTCTCCCGGCAGACCCCCACATCGCTCGCCGTCTGGACGTGAAGCGTCCCGAAATCGGCGTCAGAATGCCAACCCACCCCTTCTTCAAGGAACTGTTCCAGCATTTTGACAAGCCCATCCTCAGCACCGCCGCAAAGCTCAGCGACGAGGACATCTACGAACCTGATGATCTCTGGAAAACCTTCGAACACTCCGTAGACATGATGGTGGACTGCGGTCCCATCGAAATCCGCCCCACCAACATCATCAGCCTGGTGAACCACGGCGAAGTGGAAATCATCCGCGGCGAACTGGATCCGGAAACGTAA
- a CDS encoding YraN family protein, with the protein MDKVNFAGQTKMQNRPKGNFIETHAAAYLRRLGYEILARNYAYRGGELDIVAKDGETIVFVEVKSVWNNQQGNPAARVNRIKQQKIWRTACHFIQGNIAAAPKGFDQPCRFDVLSARVYQQPLQFTHIKNAFEGTQVIPQC; encoded by the coding sequence ATGGACAAAGTAAATTTTGCAGGACAAACTAAAATGCAGAACAGGCCCAAGGGCAATTTTATCGAGACTCACGCCGCAGCCTACTTACGTCGCCTTGGCTATGAAATTTTAGCGAGAAACTACGCTTACCGCGGTGGTGAACTGGACATCGTCGCCAAGGACGGTGAGACCATCGTATTTGTGGAAGTCAAGTCCGTCTGGAACAACCAGCAGGGAAACCCTGCAGCTCGAGTGAACCGAATCAAACAGCAAAAAATCTGGCGTACCGCATGCCATTTCATCCAAGGAAATATCGCGGCGGCTCCGAAAGGTTTTGACCAGCCTTGCCGTTTTGATGTGCTCAGCGCCCGCGTCTACCAGCAGCCCCTGCAATTCACCCACATTAAGAACGCCTTTGAAGGAACCCAAGTCATTCCGCAATGCTGA